The following proteins are encoded in a genomic region of Rhodoferax aquaticus:
- the pbpC gene encoding penicillin-binding protein 1C — protein sequence MRTRHIAIALVAACAYSTGVAATFGEIKAAYTPSDTLILDRQGAVLHRLRTNPTVRKGQWVALADVSPALRTALVLSEDKRFYAHSGVDWRAVSAAAWGNLWNTKTRGASTLTMQLAGLLDEDLKRNSGGRSVVQKLGQAVSAQWLERDWRKDQILEAYLNLVPLKGELVGIDAVSQTLFGKAAHALDNREAAVTAALVRAPNAKAAQVTQRACAVLQSLEAHADCEALDLFVSGALQRKAFDTSEGIAPHWARYVVRETQRAAQLPSASPGSTQPAELPASIRTTVHAPLQRFAVQTLQTHLRELRQRHVEDAALVVLDNASGEVLAWVGSSGELSGAPDVDLVTALRQPGSTLKPFLYGQAIAERRITAASLLEDSGTQIQTASGLYIPQNYDHQFKGWVSARTALAASLNVPAVRTLFMVSPDSFHKQLVRLGLPLKESGDFYGYSLALGSAEVPLLHLANAYRALAQQGRLSPIRWRAGDRTAPSTSQALDAGAAFIVGDILSDPLARARTFGTDSVLSTRYWSAVKTGTSKDMRDNWALGYSARYTVGVWVGNASGAPMWDVSGTTGAAPLWAAVMNYLHKTQSSRAPQAPAGVAQVPVKFNATASSSSLATAAEAPRQEWFMNGTQQTTFTTDLIATRALSMGASGQKDPGFPSNASKQATAGTGRITAPTTGTIIALDPDIPPKNQRLTFTAEGSQLRWQMDGKVFAKGNTAQWLPWPGRHVVRIVNSKDDVLDEVKLEVRGAGVK from the coding sequence GTGCGCACAAGGCACATTGCTATTGCTTTAGTAGCTGCTTGCGCATATTCCACGGGCGTAGCGGCCACTTTTGGTGAGATAAAAGCCGCCTACACACCTTCAGACACCCTCATTCTGGACCGTCAAGGTGCTGTGCTGCACCGCTTGCGCACCAACCCCACCGTGCGCAAGGGGCAGTGGGTGGCGCTGGCCGATGTATCCCCTGCCCTGCGCACGGCCTTGGTGCTGTCTGAGGACAAGCGCTTTTATGCCCACAGTGGCGTGGACTGGCGCGCCGTATCAGCCGCCGCATGGGGCAATCTATGGAACACCAAAACCCGGGGCGCGTCGACCCTCACCATGCAGCTGGCGGGCTTGCTGGACGAAGACCTTAAGCGCAATAGCGGCGGGCGCAGCGTGGTGCAAAAGCTGGGGCAAGCGGTGTCGGCCCAGTGGCTGGAACGCGATTGGCGCAAAGACCAAATTTTGGAGGCCTACCTGAACCTGGTGCCCCTCAAGGGCGAGCTGGTAGGCATTGACGCCGTGAGCCAAACCCTGTTTGGCAAAGCTGCGCACGCCCTGGACAACCGAGAAGCCGCCGTCACCGCTGCCTTGGTGCGCGCACCCAATGCCAAAGCAGCCCAAGTCACGCAGCGCGCTTGCGCCGTGCTGCAAAGCCTGGAGGCCCATGCCGACTGCGAGGCGCTGGACTTGTTTGTGAGCGGCGCCTTGCAACGCAAGGCTTTTGACACCAGCGAAGGCATAGCCCCCCACTGGGCGCGCTATGTGGTGCGCGAAACCCAGCGGGCGGCACAGCTACCAAGCGCGTCGCCCGGCAGCACCCAGCCCGCAGAGCTACCTGCCAGCATTCGCACCACGGTGCACGCGCCGCTGCAGCGCTTTGCGGTGCAAACGCTGCAAACCCACTTGCGCGAGCTGCGCCAGCGCCATGTGGAAGACGCCGCATTGGTGGTGCTGGACAACGCCAGTGGTGAGGTGTTGGCCTGGGTGGGTTCATCTGGCGAACTCAGCGGTGCGCCCGATGTGGACTTGGTGACCGCGCTGCGCCAACCCGGCTCCACGCTCAAGCCGTTTTTGTACGGCCAAGCCATCGCCGAGCGGCGCATCACGGCGGCCTCTTTGCTGGAAGACTCGGGCACCCAAATTCAAACGGCGAGCGGCTTATACATCCCCCAAAACTACGACCACCAGTTCAAGGGATGGGTGTCGGCGCGCACGGCCTTGGCCGCGTCCTTGAACGTACCCGCCGTGCGCACCTTGTTCATGGTGTCACCCGACAGTTTCCACAAGCAATTGGTGCGACTGGGCTTGCCGCTCAAAGAGTCTGGCGATTTTTATGGCTACAGCTTGGCCTTAGGCAGTGCCGAGGTGCCGCTCTTGCACCTTGCCAACGCCTACCGCGCACTCGCACAGCAAGGTCGCTTGAGCCCCATACGCTGGAGGGCGGGTGATCGCACGGCGCCCAGCACCAGCCAGGCCTTAGACGCGGGCGCGGCCTTCATCGTGGGTGATATCTTGAGTGACCCATTGGCGCGGGCCCGCACCTTTGGTACCGACAGCGTGCTGTCCACGCGGTATTGGAGCGCTGTCAAAACCGGCACCAGCAAAGACATGCGCGACAACTGGGCGCTGGGCTACTCCGCACGCTACACCGTGGGGGTGTGGGTGGGCAACGCCAGCGGTGCCCCCATGTGGGATGTGAGTGGCACCACGGGTGCTGCGCCCCTCTGGGCCGCAGTGATGAACTACCTGCACAAAACGCAAAGCAGCCGCGCCCCACAAGCCCCGGCAGGCGTAGCGCAAGTGCCCGTCAAGTTCAACGCAACCGCTAGCTCCAGCAGCCTTGCCACAGCAGCCGAAGCGCCGCGCCAAGAGTGGTTTATGAACGGCACACAGCAAACCACATTCACTACAGATTTAATAGCTACTCGCGCTTTATCCATGGGCGCAAGTGGCCAAAAAGACCCAGGTTTTCCAAGCAACGCCTCCAAGCAAGCCACGGCTGGCACCGGACGCATCACCGCCCCCACCACGGGCACCATCATTGCGCTCGACCCGGACATTCCGCCTAAGAACCAGCGCCTGACCTTTACCGCCGAGGGCAGCCAACTGCGCTGGCAAATGGACGGAAAAGTGTTCGCCAAAGGCAACACCGCACAGTGGCTCCCATGGCCGGGGCGGCATGTGGTGCGCATCGTCAACAGCAAAGACGACGTGCTGGATGAGGTCAAGCTCGAGGTGCGTGGCGCAGGCGTGAAATAG
- a CDS encoding zf-TFIIB domain-containing protein, with product MKCPTCPDSTLVMSDRQGVEIDYCPACRGIWLDRGELDKLLDKAAATAPAASPRAAPTAPSHRQPDFEDSDYGKSYNKGYSQHGRKKSWLSEIFD from the coding sequence ATGAAGTGCCCTACCTGCCCTGACTCAACCTTGGTGATGTCCGATCGCCAAGGCGTAGAAATTGACTATTGCCCCGCCTGCCGCGGCATTTGGCTAGACCGAGGAGAGCTCGACAAATTGCTGGACAAAGCAGCCGCTACGGCCCCTGCTGCAAGCCCTCGCGCAGCCCCTACGGCTCCTAGCCATAGACAGCCGGATTTTGAAGACTCTGACTATGGCAAGAGCTACAACAAAGGCTACAGCCAGCATGGACGTAAAAAATCGTGGCTCAGCGAGATTTTTGACTAG
- a CDS encoding GDYXXLXY domain-containing protein produces the protein MNTAAHTSLQKAIDAGVLPAHATLDDTHSRPWPVVLLTALGAWFAAIPLLIAVGLLLGDVLLRGASPYVVGALVLAAAVVVMRATELPIFVEQLAVPALWVGAGCLGFGAYRDLSDVLAPGLLLLITLGVAWAIDKAWLRVILGATAASLLATVLLKSWHWEQRHTAALLVLHGLLALWLLALWLQERQPRAAAWIEAMGTGWLLTTLVGLCALAGKTFLLGAALGSNEVGEVVGWLMDDERGSWQANAMQLGGCTLVLAGACVGALAWPSLRKPLPLLVVGVVAVLAWFMPVLGAVMLALMVTASTQRWRLAAACGVAACWVLGGFYYQLQWPLAHKALLLAAMGAGLGVATWWAQAPSAIQTPAQHAEPLWRTPQALSLLAGGLLTVLVANGAIWQKEGLIANGTRMYVALQPVDPRSLMQGDYMQLRFVSLDSTQLPVLDNMTGHRPTLLATLDARGVATLKGVHTSTVPLQPNEQLVQLTPKDGQWVLVTDAWFFKEGQAARWQAAKFGEFRVLPDGRALLVGLADGLLRPIHADMP, from the coding sequence ATGAACACCGCCGCACACACAAGTTTGCAAAAAGCCATTGACGCAGGCGTGCTGCCAGCCCATGCCACCTTGGATGACACCCACAGCCGCCCTTGGCCGGTGGTTTTACTCACTGCGCTAGGCGCTTGGTTTGCAGCCATTCCCCTGCTTATTGCCGTTGGCTTGCTCTTAGGCGACGTGCTACTGCGTGGCGCGAGCCCCTATGTGGTGGGCGCCTTGGTCTTGGCGGCAGCGGTGGTGGTGATGCGGGCCACAGAGCTACCAATCTTCGTGGAGCAATTGGCAGTGCCCGCGCTGTGGGTGGGCGCGGGCTGCCTAGGGTTTGGAGCCTACCGCGATTTGAGCGACGTGCTGGCCCCGGGCTTGCTGCTGCTGATAACGCTGGGCGTGGCGTGGGCCATCGACAAAGCTTGGCTGCGGGTCATTTTGGGTGCCACTGCAGCAAGCTTGCTGGCCACTGTGCTGCTCAAGAGCTGGCACTGGGAGCAGCGGCACACCGCCGCGCTCTTGGTTCTGCATGGCTTGCTGGCCTTGTGGCTGCTGGCGCTGTGGCTCCAAGAGCGCCAGCCCCGCGCAGCAGCTTGGATAGAAGCCATGGGCACGGGTTGGCTGCTCACAACGCTAGTGGGTCTGTGCGCCTTGGCGGGCAAAACCTTTTTGCTGGGTGCGGCCCTCGGGAGCAACGAAGTGGGTGAAGTCGTCGGCTGGCTGATGGATGACGAACGCGGCAGCTGGCAGGCCAACGCAATGCAACTGGGCGGATGCACGCTCGTCCTAGCCGGTGCCTGCGTTGGAGCCTTGGCCTGGCCATCGCTACGCAAGCCCTTGCCACTGCTCGTGGTGGGCGTGGTCGCGGTGCTGGCGTGGTTCATGCCCGTCTTGGGCGCAGTGATGCTGGCGCTCATGGTCACCGCCTCCACCCAGCGCTGGCGTCTAGCGGCTGCCTGCGGCGTAGCGGCCTGCTGGGTCCTCGGCGGTTTTTACTACCAGCTGCAATGGCCCTTGGCCCACAAGGCCTTGCTGCTGGCGGCCATGGGTGCAGGTTTGGGCGTAGCGACTTGGTGGGCCCAAGCGCCGAGCGCCATCCAAACGCCCGCCCAACACGCTGAACCGCTGTGGCGCACACCTCAAGCCCTGAGCCTGCTGGCTGGCGGCTTGCTCACCGTCTTGGTTGCCAATGGTGCTATCTGGCAAAAAGAAGGCTTGATCGCGAATGGCACCCGCATGTACGTGGCCTTGCAACCCGTAGACCCACGCTCCTTGATGCAGGGCGACTACATGCAATTGCGCTTTGTATCGCTGGACAGCACCCAACTCCCTGTGCTGGACAACATGACGGGACACCGGCCAACGCTACTGGCAACTTTGGATGCACGCGGCGTTGCAACCCTGAAAGGTGTACACACAAGCACCGTGCCCTTGCAGCCGAACGAACAGTTGGTTCAACTCACGCCCAAAGACGGCCAGTGGGTTTTGGTGACTGACGCGTGGTTCTTCAAGGAAGGCCAAGCGGCGCGCTGGCAAGCGGCCAAGTTTGGGGAGTTCAGGGTGCTTCCCGATGGGCGCGCCTTGTTAGTGGGCTTAGCTGACGGCTTGCTGCGCCCCATCCACGCCGATATGCCCTAA
- a CDS encoding TetR/AcrR family transcriptional regulator, translating into MTHFPAKRDGRKENGSNTQAALESAALHWFSEHGFEKASVGAICAQAQVTAGALYHHYGDKKGLFAAVVEQLDAQLVRAAAQANATVMASGASPWDGFLASIATVLQAGANSQLRRLMLVDAPAVLGPQQWGDIRKRQGLGAMQLSISALQAHGIFERHDASRLACIILGALYGAMESLPSDEALMAEGLQDASRCIHAMLHGLRHERVDGVDS; encoded by the coding sequence GTGACCCACTTCCCCGCGAAACGCGATGGCCGCAAAGAAAATGGCAGCAATACCCAGGCCGCGCTGGAGTCAGCCGCTTTGCATTGGTTCAGTGAGCATGGCTTTGAGAAGGCTTCTGTAGGTGCCATTTGCGCACAAGCGCAGGTCACGGCGGGAGCCCTGTACCACCACTACGGAGACAAGAAGGGATTGTTTGCCGCAGTCGTTGAGCAGTTGGACGCCCAGTTGGTGCGAGCCGCTGCACAGGCAAATGCCACCGTCATGGCCAGTGGTGCTTCCCCTTGGGACGGGTTTCTGGCCTCTATTGCCACCGTATTGCAAGCCGGCGCGAATTCCCAGTTGCGCCGTTTGATGCTGGTGGATGCTCCTGCTGTGTTGGGGCCCCAACAGTGGGGCGATATCCGCAAGCGCCAAGGCTTGGGTGCCATGCAACTCAGCATCTCGGCCTTGCAAGCGCATGGCATTTTTGAAAGACATGATGCGTCAAGGTTGGCGTGCATCATTCTGGGCGCGCTGTACGGCGCTATGGAGTCTTTGCCCAGCGATGAAGCCCTGATGGCAGAAGGCTTGCAAGACGCCAGCCGCTGTATCCACGCCATGCTGCATGGCCTGCGCCATGAGCGGGTGGATGGTGTTGATAGCTAG
- a CDS encoding DUF2157 domain-containing protein, with translation MRHTLLALAHRHRLNRSQTQALLQEAGLSQEPDGVAVWLPRGVAVLAAALLGLGLVMWIAANWDTMGRAGHFVLLQGLVALSAVGAACIPKVRAPLGLLALLGIGGLFAYFGQTYQTGADPWQLFALWAALALPLCVGARSDVLWVPWTVVVLTAVALWTHTYGGHRWRVDPDLLTVHLLAWTATLVVVAALSSRWAHFTGAGVWGFRTACTLSVIAITLTAVGGLFHETLAGQYPAGLLVLGLGAAWLARPKHFDIVALSALALGVNALLVSGLVRYLSEGAGSDWIARFMVVGLFAAGLLAASVSGILTLSKRRAPRTEGTSV, from the coding sequence ATGCGACACACCTTGCTTGCGCTAGCCCACCGCCACCGACTCAACCGCAGCCAAACCCAGGCCCTGCTGCAAGAGGCCGGGCTGAGTCAGGAGCCAGACGGCGTGGCCGTGTGGCTACCCCGTGGCGTGGCCGTGCTGGCCGCTGCCCTCCTGGGCTTGGGTTTGGTGATGTGGATAGCTGCCAACTGGGACACCATGGGCCGCGCGGGGCACTTTGTGCTGTTGCAAGGCTTGGTCGCGCTTAGCGCAGTGGGCGCTGCTTGCATACCCAAGGTGCGTGCGCCCCTGGGCTTGCTTGCCTTGCTAGGCATAGGCGGCCTGTTTGCCTACTTTGGGCAAACCTACCAAACGGGCGCTGATCCCTGGCAGCTGTTTGCACTGTGGGCCGCACTGGCCTTGCCGCTGTGCGTAGGTGCCCGTTCGGACGTGCTCTGGGTGCCATGGACTGTCGTGGTGCTGACCGCTGTAGCGCTGTGGACCCACACCTACGGCGGCCACCGCTGGCGCGTGGACCCAGACCTGCTCACGGTCCATCTGCTGGCGTGGACAGCCACCTTGGTCGTGGTCGCCGCCTTGAGCAGCAGGTGGGCACATTTCACTGGCGCGGGCGTGTGGGGCTTTCGCACAGCCTGCACGCTGAGCGTCATCGCCATCACACTCACCGCTGTAGGCGGTTTGTTTCACGAGACCTTGGCAGGGCAATACCCCGCAGGCTTGCTGGTGCTAGGTCTAGGGGCAGCATGGCTGGCGCGGCCCAAGCACTTTGACATCGTTGCTCTGAGCGCCCTGGCCTTAGGTGTGAACGCTTTGCTGGTGAGTGGACTGGTGCGCTATCTGAGTGAAGGCGCAGGCTCTGACTGGATCGCGCGCTTCATGGTGGTGGGCCTGTTTGCCGCAGGCTTGTTGGCGGCCTCTGTGAGTGGGATATTGACGCTCTCCAAACGCCGTGCGCCACGCACAGAAGGCACTTCCGTATGA
- a CDS encoding NADH:flavin oxidoreductase, translated as MSNAAPLFQPFTLKGLTLANRIVMAPMTRSFSPGGVPTPDVSEYYRKRAAAAVGLIVSEGTVVERPSAANDPDVPHFWGDAALGAWQNVINTVHQAGGVMAPQLWHVGAARNPRTTWTAPPPVDSPSGLSRPGKQFGEPMADSAIADTIAAFAKAAGAAKRLGFDCIELHGAHGYLIDQFFWAGTNVRTDQYGGDLVARGRFAADILKAVRAEVGPDYPVIIRLSQWKQQDYAARIAQSPDEMAAWLQPLADAGADIFHCSQRRFWEPEFEGSDLNFAGWAKKLTGRPTITVGSVGLSGEFIAAFGGESSQPASLDELLRRFDRGDFDLVAVGRALISDPDWALKVRDGRTAELSSFSPAALAKLV; from the coding sequence ATGTCCAACGCAGCACCCTTGTTCCAGCCCTTCACACTCAAAGGCCTCACGCTTGCCAACCGCATTGTCATGGCACCCATGACACGGTCCTTCTCGCCCGGTGGTGTGCCCACCCCGGACGTGAGTGAGTATTACCGTAAGCGCGCCGCCGCCGCAGTGGGTTTGATTGTTTCTGAAGGCACGGTGGTAGAGCGTCCGTCTGCAGCCAATGACCCTGATGTTCCTCACTTTTGGGGCGATGCTGCTCTAGGCGCATGGCAAAACGTCATCAACACCGTGCACCAGGCCGGTGGCGTGATGGCACCCCAGCTTTGGCACGTAGGTGCAGCGCGCAACCCGCGCACCACGTGGACAGCGCCGCCGCCTGTGGACTCACCGTCTGGCCTGTCGCGCCCCGGTAAACAGTTTGGCGAGCCCATGGCGGACAGCGCCATTGCCGACACGATTGCCGCGTTTGCCAAAGCTGCTGGAGCCGCCAAACGCTTGGGGTTTGACTGCATTGAGTTGCATGGTGCCCACGGCTACTTGATCGACCAGTTCTTTTGGGCGGGTACCAATGTGCGCACCGACCAATACGGCGGTGACTTGGTGGCACGGGGTCGCTTTGCCGCAGACATTCTGAAAGCGGTGCGTGCCGAGGTGGGGCCTGACTACCCGGTCATCATTCGCCTCTCGCAATGGAAGCAGCAAGACTACGCAGCCCGCATCGCCCAATCACCGGATGAGATGGCCGCGTGGCTGCAACCCCTGGCAGACGCGGGGGCCGACATCTTTCACTGTTCGCAACGCCGTTTCTGGGAACCTGAGTTCGAAGGCTCAGACTTGAACTTTGCGGGCTGGGCCAAGAAGCTCACGGGCCGGCCGACCATCACCGTGGGTTCGGTGGGTTTGAGCGGTGAGTTCATTGCTGCCTTTGGCGGTGAAAGTTCTCAACCAGCGTCGCTGGACGAACTGCTGCGTCGTTTTGACCGAGGTGATTTTGATTTGGTGGCCGTGGGGCGCGCGCTGATTAGCGACCCCGATTGGGCGCTGAAAGTGCGCGACGGGCGTACGGCAGAGTTGTCTAGCTTTTCGCCGGCCGCTTTGGCCAAGCTGGTGTAG
- a CDS encoding Glu/Leu/Phe/Val family dehydrogenase, translated as MSAFIFNELNFDNHEQVVFVSEAKSGLKGIIAIHNTTLGPAMGGCRMWDYASEALAVNDVLRLSRGMTYKNAVAGLPIGGGKSVIIGNPKTDKTPALFEALGEALERLGGRYVTAEDVGTSPQDMAHVATKTRYVAGLGDNGDPSPYTALGCFVGAQAAVKHHLGRDSLEGLTVAVQGLGHVGYDYARRLHAAGAKLVVADIETQALERARHELAATVVDVDAIYDVQADIYAPCALGATLNANTIARLKARIVAGAANNQLATADVGEMLRQKGVLYAPDFVINAGGIIKVCYEYLGKPESDVEAHVREIGDTLAEVFARAGREAVSTSVVADQVAQARFKR; from the coding sequence ATGAGCGCTTTCATCTTCAATGAACTCAATTTTGACAACCACGAGCAAGTGGTGTTTGTCTCCGAGGCCAAGTCGGGTCTCAAAGGCATCATTGCCATTCACAACACCACCTTAGGCCCCGCGATGGGCGGCTGCCGTATGTGGGACTACGCCAGTGAAGCGCTGGCTGTCAACGATGTTTTGCGCCTTTCGCGCGGCATGACTTACAAAAACGCGGTTGCCGGCCTGCCAATTGGCGGTGGCAAGAGCGTGATCATTGGCAACCCCAAAACCGACAAAACCCCTGCGCTGTTTGAAGCACTGGGCGAGGCCTTAGAGCGCTTGGGCGGGCGTTATGTCACCGCCGAAGACGTAGGCACCAGCCCCCAAGACATGGCCCACGTGGCCACCAAAACCCGCTATGTGGCGGGTTTAGGAGACAACGGTGACCCGTCTCCCTATACAGCGCTGGGGTGTTTTGTGGGGGCACAAGCCGCCGTGAAGCACCACTTAGGCCGAGACAGTTTGGAGGGATTGACCGTGGCCGTGCAGGGCTTGGGCCATGTGGGCTATGACTACGCGCGCCGTTTGCATGCTGCAGGTGCCAAACTGGTTGTGGCTGACATTGAAACGCAGGCACTGGAACGCGCCCGCCACGAGCTGGCTGCGACTGTGGTGGATGTGGATGCAATTTACGACGTACAGGCCGACATTTATGCGCCGTGCGCACTGGGTGCCACGCTCAATGCCAACACGATTGCACGCCTCAAAGCCCGTATCGTGGCTGGTGCGGCCAACAACCAATTGGCGACCGCCGATGTTGGCGAAATGCTGCGTCAGAAAGGCGTTTTGTACGCGCCTGACTTTGTCATCAACGCGGGCGGCATCATCAAAGTTTGCTACGAATACTTGGGCAAACCGGAGTCGGATGTCGAGGCCCATGTGCGCGAAATTGGCGACACCTTGGCCGAGGTGTTTGCGCGTGCAGGCCGCGAGGCGGTTTCAACCAGCGTGGTTGCCGACCAGGTGGCGCAAGCGCGCTTCAAGCGCTGA
- a CDS encoding transporter substrate-binding domain-containing protein: MLTGPLRSHVRAVCAMAATLWACSVGAADLILLPPPESALDKRSEYSEQLLKLVLKKTEAKYGKADIAYGPAMSRDRLLRELERGELVQVADAPTRPDFEDKLLVVRFPLRKGLLGYRLLLIDAKDKEKFANIESVEALKALRGGTGTQWAITRVMDQAGFLTAKDNDYESLFRRLGLGQFDYFARGVTEVFDELEARKHQLPNIVIESTLALYVPLPTYFFVSPTKPALASRISQGLEAIQKDGSFEKLFQEYHGEDIKRANLTGRRIFAMDNPLLSPLTPLDRKGLWLHFKH, translated from the coding sequence ATGTTGACTGGCCCTCTGCGATCCCATGTGCGCGCTGTGTGCGCTATGGCTGCGACACTGTGGGCTTGCTCCGTTGGGGCTGCAGACCTCATTCTTCTACCTCCGCCAGAGTCCGCACTGGACAAGCGCAGCGAGTACTCCGAGCAGCTTTTGAAGCTAGTGCTGAAGAAAACAGAAGCCAAATACGGCAAGGCTGATATTGCCTATGGCCCAGCCATGTCGCGCGATCGGCTCTTACGCGAACTGGAGCGAGGTGAGTTGGTGCAAGTGGCCGACGCACCCACCCGTCCCGACTTTGAAGACAAACTCTTGGTGGTGCGCTTTCCGTTGCGAAAGGGCTTGCTCGGCTACCGATTGCTGCTGATCGATGCAAAGGACAAAGAAAAGTTTGCCAACATCGAGTCGGTAGAGGCACTCAAGGCTTTGCGGGGTGGCACGGGTACGCAATGGGCCATCACGCGAGTCATGGATCAAGCAGGCTTTCTTACCGCCAAAGACAATGACTACGAGAGCTTGTTTCGCCGCCTGGGATTGGGCCAGTTCGACTACTTTGCCCGCGGGGTCACCGAAGTGTTTGACGAATTGGAGGCGCGCAAGCACCAGCTCCCCAACATCGTGATCGAGAGCACCTTGGCCTTGTATGTGCCGCTGCCCACCTACTTTTTTGTCTCGCCCACCAAGCCGGCCTTGGCGAGCCGAATTAGCCAGGGCCTAGAAGCCATTCAAAAAGACGGTTCGTTTGAAAAGCTGTTTCAGGAATACCACGGCGAAGACATCAAGCGCGCCAACCTGACAGGTCGGCGCATTTTTGCGATGGATAACCCCCTGTTGTCGCCCCTCACGCCTCTGGACCGCAAAGGGCTGTGGCTCCATTTCAAACACTGA
- a CDS encoding DUF1304 domain-containing protein — protein sequence MHLIAQILIALVCLIHIYIFLLETVLFKSRGAKVFGIPKAEIASRAVAMSNQGCYNGFLAAALLLGLVYPDPAIAKAFAYFGLACVAVAGVWGAVTVMVRILYIQTVPAMLGLAALALL from the coding sequence ATGCACCTCATCGCCCAAATCCTCATTGCACTGGTGTGCCTGATCCACATCTACATTTTTTTGTTGGAGACCGTGCTCTTCAAATCACGGGGAGCCAAGGTGTTTGGCATCCCTAAGGCGGAGATTGCGTCGCGGGCTGTGGCTATGTCTAACCAAGGTTGCTACAACGGCTTTTTGGCAGCGGCCCTGTTGCTGGGTTTGGTCTACCCTGACCCGGCCATCGCCAAAGCGTTTGCCTATTTCGGTTTGGCCTGTGTGGCGGTGGCGGGGGTATGGGGTGCCGTCACGGTCATGGTGCGCATTCTCTACATCCAAACCGTACCTGCGATGCTGGGCTTGGCGGCTTTGGCGCTGCTGTAA
- a CDS encoding phasin family protein — MTYTAEQIIASNKANAQAFEELTTNAYAGFEKLVELNMTTSKTLLGETFSHFQSVLGAKDAQEFLALQAGLLQPTAEKSVAYGRHVYSIATESGAEFTKAVEAKIAEAQTEFGAVVENLAKNAPAGTETAVAAFKSAISASQSAVETAQKSARQAVKAVEANITAATNQAVDVATKVAKKR, encoded by the coding sequence ATGACCTACACCGCCGAACAAATCATTGCTTCTAACAAAGCCAACGCACAAGCTTTCGAAGAACTGACCACCAACGCCTACGCTGGCTTTGAAAAGCTGGTCGAGCTGAACATGACCACATCCAAGACTCTCTTGGGCGAAACATTCAGCCACTTCCAGTCCGTACTGGGTGCCAAAGACGCACAAGAATTCTTGGCCCTGCAAGCCGGTTTGCTGCAACCTACTGCTGAGAAATCAGTGGCTTACGGCCGCCACGTGTACTCCATCGCCACAGAGTCTGGCGCCGAGTTCACCAAGGCGGTAGAAGCCAAAATCGCTGAAGCGCAAACAGAATTTGGCGCTGTGGTGGAAAACCTCGCCAAGAACGCACCTGCTGGCACTGAAACCGCTGTCGCTGCTTTCAAGAGCGCCATCAGCGCCAGCCAAAGCGCTGTTGAAACCGCGCAAAAGTCTGCCCGCCAAGCCGTGAAAGCGGTAGAAGCCAACATCACAGCCGCAACCAACCAAGCGGTTGACGTGGCGACCAAAGTTGCCAAAAAGCGTTAA